From the genome of Anopheles moucheti chromosome 3, idAnoMoucSN_F20_07, whole genome shotgun sequence, one region includes:
- the LOC128305024 gene encoding protein G12-like: protein MKFFILLALFGAAFGQNLRAEVDQLLPFLNMDEVRTIYQRYVQTDAQVGEIWSFLQSGETDAAWRVLISTPELQEISAWTEVRGVSIRDYLNGIAAMLGLTPITRSANAKSPASRSWNAMMDEIRAVTNLEGAEALARTFIANPASEFGELYRMTQARRSGFTALLTNPDVTRFSAQLRAFGVDVDQIITRFQNFFGWN, encoded by the exons ATG AAATTCTTCATCCTGTTGGCCCTGTTCGGTGCTGCCTTCGGGCAGAACCTGCGCGCTGAGGTTGATCAGCTGCTCCCCTTCCTGAACATGGATGAGGTGCGCACGATCTACCAACGCTACGTGCAGACCGACGCCCAGGTCGGCGAGATCTGGAGCTTCCTGCAGTCGGGTGAGACCGATGCTGCCTGGCGTGTGCTGATCAGCACCCCGGAGCTGCAGGAGATCAGCGCCTGGACGGAAGTCCGTGGCGTTAGCATCCGCGACTACCTGAACGGCATTGCCGCCATGCTCGGTCTGACCCCGATCACCCGCTCGGCCAACGCCAAGTCGCCGGCCTCCCGCTCCTGGAACGCGATGATGGACGAGATCCGCGCCGTCACCAACCTGGAGGGCGCCGAGGCTCTGGCCCGCACTTTCATCGCCAACCCGGCCAGCGAGTTCGGTGAGCTGTACCGCATGACCCAGGCCCGTCGTTCTGGCTTCACCGCTCTCCTCACGAACCCAGATGTCACCCGTTTCTCCGCTCAGCTGCGCGCCTTCGGCGTCGACGTTGATCAGATCATTACCCGCTTCCAAAACTTCTTCGGCTGGAACTAA